A genomic window from Solanum dulcamara chromosome 11, daSolDulc1.2, whole genome shotgun sequence includes:
- the LOC129872468 gene encoding uncharacterized protein LOC129872468 gives MEFMEGEHVLLKVSPIKDVVRFDKQGKLSPRYIGSFKVLNHVGEVSYELALPPDLSGLHPVFHMSMLNKYHGDGNYIIHWDSVFLDENLSYEKELVAILKREVRKLRSREIASVKVQWRNRPVEESTWEIKADMHGRYPHLFVESSIIFYHFSSLDRLGMNGG, from the coding sequence atggagtttatggagggagagcatGTATTGTTGAAGGTTTCGCCCATAAAGGATGTGGTGAGATTCGATAAGCAaggtaagctcagtccgagATATATTGGGTCATTTAAAGTTCTTAATCATGTTGGAGAGGTTtcctatgaattggctttacctccaGATTTATCTGGAttgcacccagtgtttcatatGTCTATGCTAAataaatatcatggtgatggaaactatattattcatTGGGATTCGGTCTttcttgatgagaatttgtcttatgagaaGGAGCTTGTAGCTATTCTCAAAAGggaggtccgcaagttgaggtcaagggagattgcgTCTGTGAAGGTCCAATGGAGGAATCGTCctgttgaggagtccacttgggagattaAGGCTGATATGCATGGAAGATATCCACATCTGTTCGTCGAGTCAAGTATCATTTTCTACcatttctcttctcttgaccGTTTGGGGATGAACGGTGGGTAA